The Panacibacter microcysteis genome includes a window with the following:
- a CDS encoding DUF47 domain-containing protein, protein MALNLLKLFTPKDKVFYSLFEEIANTVAKMGTVLKQLVYETDLEKRNAMVSQLETMEHINDELTHKVFTELGRNFITPFDREDIHYLASALDDIADYIYNAAKKIRFYRVNPNDPGIQKMADLIEMSSEHVKSAVMELRNMRNMRQITDALVKVNSIENQADDVYDMSIDRLFETEPDAKEVIKKREIYQAMENATDKCEDAGNVIESIIVKYA, encoded by the coding sequence ATGGCGTTAAACCTCCTCAAACTTTTTACTCCAAAGGATAAAGTCTTTTATTCATTGTTTGAAGAAATAGCAAATACGGTTGCAAAAATGGGTACGGTACTTAAACAGCTTGTTTACGAAACTGACCTTGAAAAGCGTAACGCAATGGTTTCCCAGCTTGAAACCATGGAACACATTAATGATGAACTTACCCATAAAGTTTTTACTGAATTAGGCCGCAATTTTATTACGCCATTTGACCGGGAAGATATCCACTACCTGGCAAGTGCACTTGATGATATCGCAGACTATATATACAATGCTGCCAAAAAAATAAGATTCTACCGTGTTAACCCAAATGATCCGGGTATTCAAAAAATGGCCGACCTTATTGAAATGAGTTCTGAGCATGTAAAGAGCGCAGTTATGGAGCTGCGTAACATGCGCAATATGAGACAGATAACAGATGCTCTTGTAAAAGTTAACAGTATTGAAAACCAGGCTGATGATGTATACGACATGAGCATTGACCGCCTGTTTGAAACAGAGCCTGATGCCAAAGAGGTGATCAAGAAAAGAGAGATCTACCAGGCTATGGAAAATGCTACAGATAAATGTGAGGACGCCGGGAATGTGATTGAATCAATCATCGTTAAATACGCTTAG
- a CDS encoding inorganic phosphate transporter, with product MSTLLVIIIILAIGFDFINGFHDAANSIATIVSTKVLTPFQAVVWAAFFNFLAFFIFSDHSVANTVAKTVHEGSYDLYVVLAGVIAAIIWNLLTWWYGIPSSSSHTLIGGFAGAAVAHAGFSGVNWSLDGGISLTLLFILLAPIIGMIISMFITLVTIQKNFWLKISIIIAVVSSCLIFIKFKKPFEFWALLVLGVIFVASYFYNYLKGENAYKTAGMYKSLQLVSSASFSIGHGGSDAQKVMGIIGAAMVAEHYIPSIADIPAWVPFVCYSAIGLGTMSGGWKIVKTMGTKITKVTPLEGVCAETAGAITLFTAANLGAPVSTTHTITGSIVGVGATKRLSAVRWGVTVNLVWAWVLTIPVSGLLAAGIYSLIKLFV from the coding sequence ATGTCTACATTATTAGTAATCATTATTATACTGGCAATTGGCTTTGATTTTATTAATGGGTTTCATGATGCAGCCAACTCAATTGCTACAATCGTTTCAACCAAAGTACTAACACCCTTCCAGGCCGTTGTCTGGGCAGCATTTTTTAACTTCCTGGCATTTTTTATATTCAGCGATCACAGCGTGGCCAACACTGTTGCCAAAACCGTACATGAAGGCAGTTACGACTTATACGTGGTACTGGCCGGTGTAATTGCAGCCATTATCTGGAACCTGCTTACCTGGTGGTATGGTATACCTTCATCCTCTTCTCATACACTCATTGGAGGTTTTGCCGGTGCAGCGGTTGCACACGCTGGCTTCAGTGGTGTAAACTGGAGCCTGGACGGCGGTATAAGTCTTACACTGCTGTTCATACTGCTTGCACCCATAATCGGTATGATCATCTCCATGTTTATTACCCTGGTAACTATTCAAAAGAACTTCTGGTTAAAAATATCCATCATTATCGCCGTAGTATCAAGCTGTCTTATATTCATCAAATTCAAAAAGCCATTTGAGTTTTGGGCATTGCTTGTGCTGGGTGTAATATTTGTGGCGTCTTACTTCTACAACTACCTTAAAGGCGAAAACGCTTACAAGACCGCCGGTATGTACAAAAGCCTGCAGCTGGTTTCTTCGGCAAGCTTTAGTATTGGCCATGGTGGTAGCGATGCGCAAAAAGTAATGGGTATTATCGGTGCTGCTATGGTTGCAGAGCATTACATTCCATCTATTGCAGATATACCCGCCTGGGTGCCTTTTGTCTGCTATTCTGCTATAGGCCTGGGTACTATGAGTGGCGGTTGGAAAATTGTAAAAACCATGGGTACTAAAATTACCAAAGTTACCCCGCTGGAAGGTGTTTGTGCAGAAACAGCAGGTGCTATTACCTTATTTACTGCAGCTAATCTTGGTGCACCCGTAAGTACTACACATACCATCACAGGCTCTATCGTGGGTGTGGGGGCTACAAAGCGTTTAAGTGCTGTACGCTGGGGTGTTACGGTTAATCTTGTGTGGGCCTGGGTGCTTACCATTCCGGTAAGCGGCTTACTGGCTGCCGGCATTTATTCTCTCATTAAGCTTTTTGTATAG
- the galE gene encoding UDP-glucose 4-epimerase GalE, translated as MQKILVTGGCGFIGSHTVVDLIENGFDVISIDDNSRSTTYLLDGIEKITGKKLKNYKVDLKNFDETLAVFQENEDITGVIHFAAFKAVGESVEKPLEYFENNLFSLINLLKCVREFSIPNFVFSSSCTVYGNPDAIPVTEESPIKKAESPYGATKQMGEDIIREFARAHNSKSILLRYFNPVGAHPTTLIGELPVGRPQNLVPAITQTAIGKIPQMSVWGSDYDTRDGSCVRDYVHVCDIAHAHTLALQYLMANKNKTVCDVFNLGTGNGVTVLEAIKAFEKVSGVKLNYNIAPRRPGDVVAIYANNDFAVQSLGWNIQYDLEDMMRTAWQWELRVKEDEALISKQNASLN; from the coding sequence ATGCAAAAAATTCTCGTTACGGGTGGCTGCGGTTTTATTGGTTCTCATACAGTTGTAGACCTCATAGAAAATGGTTTCGACGTTATTTCAATCGACGATAATTCCCGTTCAACAACCTACCTGCTGGATGGCATCGAAAAAATTACCGGCAAAAAACTCAAGAACTATAAAGTAGACCTCAAAAATTTTGATGAAACGCTTGCCGTTTTCCAGGAGAATGAAGATATAACCGGCGTAATTCATTTTGCAGCCTTCAAGGCTGTAGGTGAGTCAGTAGAAAAGCCACTGGAATATTTCGAGAACAACCTCTTTTCCCTTATCAACCTATTGAAATGTGTAAGAGAGTTTTCAATACCCAATTTTGTTTTTTCCTCTTCCTGTACGGTATATGGCAATCCTGATGCAATTCCGGTTACAGAAGAATCGCCGATAAAAAAAGCAGAATCTCCTTATGGCGCCACCAAGCAAATGGGCGAAGATATTATCCGCGAATTTGCAAGGGCACACAACTCAAAATCTATTTTACTGCGGTACTTTAACCCGGTTGGTGCACACCCAACCACACTTATTGGCGAGTTACCCGTAGGCAGACCGCAAAACCTGGTACCTGCTATTACACAAACCGCCATTGGCAAAATTCCGCAAATGAGCGTATGGGGCAGTGATTATGATACAAGAGACGGAAGCTGTGTGAGAGATTATGTGCATGTTTGCGATATAGCTCATGCCCACACACTGGCATTGCAGTACCTGATGGCCAATAAGAACAAAACGGTTTGCGACGTGTTCAATCTTGGTACAGGCAATGGCGTTACCGTATTGGAAGCCATAAAAGCATTCGAGAAAGTATCTGGTGTAAAACTCAATTATAATATTGCGCCGCGCAGACCGGGCGATGTGGTGGCTATTTATGCCAACAATGATTTCGCGGTACAATCACTCGGCTGGAACATTCAGTACGACCTCGAAGATATGATGCGCACCGCCTGGCAATGGGAACTAAGGGTAAAGGAAGACGAAGCACTCATCAGTAAGCAGAACGCAAGTCTGAATTAA